One Penaeus vannamei isolate JL-2024 chromosome 27, ASM4276789v1, whole genome shotgun sequence genomic window carries:
- the LOC113803869 gene encoding protein krueppel: MDSHPKDVNELAIKNGQLDNHMQWASDAVALTCPYCYRSTFKQTSDLRRHIRIHTGEKPFRCQHCPYSAVRREHLNDHLWRRHKIVAKKRTQTDLHITL, from the exons ATGGACAGTCATCCAAAGGACGTAAACGAATTAGCAATCAAGAATGGACAGTTGGATAACCATATGCAATGG GCTTCTGACGCTGTGGCGCTGACGTGTCCGTACTGCTACAGGTCTACCTTCAAGCAGACAAGTGACCTAAGGCGACACATCCGTATTCACACTGGAGAGAAGCCCTTCAGGTGCCAACACTGCCCATACAGTGCGGTCCGAAGAGAACACCTTAATGATCATCTATGGAGACGGCATAAGATAGTGGCAAAGAAGAGAACTCAGACTGATCTCCATATTACACTCTGA
- the LOC113800604 gene encoding transcription factor che-1-like isoform X1 produces the protein MKRSWQNPQKVFKKFDLVCGADMYNAAAINKHHEGSMRTTVPHMVLPPPSAPLPVRRPVSQVSQEGSRRDYKCKVCGYQAISESKLTIHIRKHTGEKPFVCPFCSYRCAHKSNLITHVKTRHAEQGQP, from the exons ATGAAAAGGAGTTGGCAGAATCCCCAAAAAGTTTTTAAGAAATTTGATTTAGTTTGT gGAGCGGACATGTATAATGCAGCTGCCATAAACAAGCACCATGAAGGGTCGATGAGGACCACTGTTCCCCACATggtcctacctcctccctcagcTCCCCTTCCTGTTAGAAGACCAGTTTCTCAAGTGTCACAGGAAGGGAGCAGAAGAGATTATAAGTGCAAGGTGTGCGGTTACCAGGCCATCAGTGAATCCAAACTCACCATACACATCCGCAAGCACACTGGGGAGAAGCCATTTGTTTGTCCGTTTTGCTCCTATAGATGTGCACACAAGAGTAATCTCATAACTCATGTGAAAACACGTCATGCAGAGCAAGGCCAGCCATAA
- the LOC113800604 gene encoding zinc finger X-chromosomal protein-like isoform X2 — protein MKHSRAKVWSTIRGKSPARGRNMFVCGFCGYCARDNDNLNRHIRTHTGEKPFACPYCPHRTTQKSHLKNHIALRHEKELAESPKSF, from the exons ATGAAGCATTCCAGAGCAAAG GTGTGGTCAACCATCAGAGGCAAGTCCCCGGCCAGAGGCAGGAACATGTTCGTATGTGGATTTTGTGGCTACTGTGCCCGTGACAATGACAACCTGAATCGTCACATCCGGACTCATACTGGAGAGAAGCCCTTCGCCTGTCCTTACTGTCCACACCGCACAACTCAAAAGAGCCATCTAAAGAACCACATAGCCTTGAGACATGAAAAGGAGTTGGCAGAATCCCCAAAAAGTTTTTAA